The nucleotide sequence TTGATTCGTTGTATGGGGCCAATGGCGAGTTTTATGCTAGAAGATATTTTGGCTGAATCTCCCCAGTTAACCCCTGTAGAATTAGTAGAAGCATTGGTAGCAGAAATTCCCAACGCTCAAAGAGCCGAAGAGTTTAGAAAAAGTATCCCAATTTCTAGTCAATCAAAGAAGACTAAAAACACTCGCTCTGTTCTTTTATATCCCCAGTTTTTAGAACATTGTCAGCAAGAATTAAAACGTTGTGTGGGGCCACTAGCGATGGCAGTTTTGGAAGATATTTTGACTCAATCTCCTGATTTAACTCCTGTGGAACTCGTGGAAGCGTTGGTGGCGGAAATTCCAGATGCAAGACGGGCTGAAGACTTTAGAAAAATTATTAAAATTCCCGATTAACCTGAGTTGTTTAGCCCACTCAAACCTAACTTTCTTAAGCCAAGCTCTAAATAATCTCTCTTTCGATAGATGCGTAAGTTGATGTCAAGTTTAAGGTCATGATTTTATATTGTTTTGGGTGTATTCAGCCTTAATTTATCCAACACCTGCATAAAGCGATCGCCGTTTCACCCATTAGATAAACAAAGGAGTTGCTGATCTAAAGTTTGCAGACTAGCAGATCTGCAAAAACACTTGCATCTTGAAGGAAACCTATGATGGAAACCAACAATATTTTTAAAGGGGCATCAGCACCGACATCACAATTTACCACTCATGAAACAGAAAATGCAATGAGTAGTAATCAGGGTCACGTCGGTTTTTTGAAAACTATTTTTCCGTCTCGAAAAATTTATATTCGTCAAGAACCTTCACCCAAGGCTGTCTCTATAGGTGCGGGAAAATTAGATGATCGAGTGATCATACTCAAGACGAATTCTGCTGCTACCAACCAGCCAACCTGGTATTATGTGCAGCATGATCAGTCTGGATTAAAAGGCTGGATTCCCAGTAACAAAGTCTTCGTGTTAAATGAACCTGACCCAAAAACTTTAGCAAAGTTGCGCGATAAAAAGAGCAGAAAAGCTATTAATCAAGGAGATAATCTCGAATCCTTATCAGCTTATAACAGAAGCAAAGCCTTAGTCTTTAGTCTTCAATTTATACCCAAATATTACCCCTACCAATAATCACTACTGCTCACAATAACACAGGCGATAAACTCGGAATTTCAGAAATTAGACATCATAATGGATAGGTTATCATATCGTCAGTGGATTGACTCGGAATCTTCTTTGACGAGTGGAGTTGTTCGGAACAAAATAGCGTTTCATCCGTTTTTTATAAATGGATTGAAAAGAACGGCCACTTCTGGTTTTTGGATCTGTACAGTTGTTGTGCTGACTACTCAGTTGATTTCTCGAATACCCCTTCCCAACGATGGCAAAGTTGTCGAAATTCAACCTTCCCACTTATTAAATAAGCCTAAATTAAATCATTTAAAGATTTTTTCGATTAATGGTGTTGTCAATTACAATGAAGAGCGAAAGATCTCCCGACAATTAGCGACAACCCTTCCGTATCCGGTCAAGCTCATTAGTAATGGTTCTTTGTGTCAAGCTGACGATGGAAACTGTTCCAAATCAGCCGATTATATCAAAGCTTTTTTAAACCGCTTTGGTAATTTATTGACAGGTCGTGGGAATGAATCAATTATTGAGACGACTAAGAACCTATTGCGGGAACAGTTGAGGAGGAAGTTGCCAAATATTCAACTAATTACCTACAGTGAAGGAGGGTTAATCGCTCACGCCGCTATCAGTGATCTTGATCGAGAGGGAAATTTTGCTCTAAAAAAAATAACTTTGATTTTGATCGGATCTCCGCTTCATCACCAGAAAATTGCTGAACTAGAAGCAATGGTCGGAAAAGTTGTGATCCTCAATAATCCTCATGATCCTGTTACCTGTTTACAAAATGATGTATTTCAGTGGTCAAGCTGGTTTGATCCTCATTCAAAACTAAAGCAGTGTATGATCAATAGCGATCCAGCACAACATTCATTTGAGCTTTACTTAAATCAAGTTGTATCGACTCTTGAAAACAGTTAAAGAGATCTCTACAAAACCCAGATTGAATGATCTTTGTAAATTTAAGCTGTCTATAAATTCTGCCTTGAGATAGATGTTTAAATCATTGAAATACTTAAATCCAGGGTGTTGTACAAGTTGAGAAATTTTTAGCCTCAATTTCTCCAAAATCTGCATAAAGCGATCGCCGTTTCACCCATTAGATTAACAGAGCAGTTGTTGTTCTCAAATTCAACTTCAAATTGCTGCATAAACTCCTCTAAGTTTGACCCATTAGATCAGCAGAGGCGTTAATCACCTGAAGTTTGGGAACAACACCTCTACAAAAAGCACACTTGCCAATTGAAGGAAATTCATCATGGAGAGCAACAATCTTTCTTTTCAAGAA is from Planktothrix sp. FACHB-1365 and encodes:
- a CDS encoding SH3 domain-containing protein codes for the protein METNNIFKGASAPTSQFTTHETENAMSSNQGHVGFLKTIFPSRKIYIRQEPSPKAVSIGAGKLDDRVIILKTNSAATNQPTWYYVQHDQSGLKGWIPSNKVFVLNEPDPKTLAKLRDKKSRKAINQGDNLESLSAYNRSKALVFSLQFIPKYYPYQ